A window from Ignavibacteriota bacterium encodes these proteins:
- a CDS encoding EamA family transporter: MSEWFLIALVSAILSAFAAIFQKKVLFNFDALEFSFILSIFNLIIALFLFPQMDYSKLSLQGLVILYFKTILGAAAFLNIMLAIKNLEISSALPLMTLTPGIVVILSFIILGESITSLEFLGMLILLVGTYVLELKRGNNFLDPFKTLLGTNYHRYIFYALLLLSISSVIDKLIIKDFNLTPFNFVVFQQIFLAINFTLLVFLKLKNPFQILSKVSKNNFLWIILISVLTIGYRYTQIEAIKLAPVALVLTVKRTSVFFASILGGKLFNEKNLLKKGIGIILILIGAYILS, translated from the coding sequence ATGAGTGAATGGTTTTTAATTGCTTTAGTTTCCGCAATACTTTCAGCATTTGCAGCAATATTCCAGAAGAAAGTTCTGTTTAATTTTGATGCGTTAGAATTTTCATTTATCCTTTCAATTTTCAATTTGATAATTGCACTGTTTCTTTTCCCGCAAATGGATTATTCCAAACTATCATTGCAAGGTTTAGTGATTTTATATTTCAAAACTATTTTAGGAGCAGCAGCATTTTTAAATATAATGCTTGCAATTAAAAATTTGGAAATAAGCAGCGCTCTGCCATTAATGACTTTAACTCCGGGAATTGTTGTTATACTATCATTCATAATTCTTGGGGAATCTATAACAAGTCTTGAATTTTTAGGAATGTTAATTTTGTTAGTTGGGACATACGTTTTAGAATTAAAAAGAGGAAATAATTTTTTAGATCCTTTTAAAACTTTATTAGGAACAAACTACCATCGTTATATTTTTTATGCATTATTACTTTTATCAATTTCATCTGTAATTGACAAACTGATTATAAAAGATTTCAATCTAACACCATTTAACTTTGTTGTTTTTCAACAAATATTTTTAGCAATTAATTTTACATTATTAGTTTTTTTAAAACTAAAAAATCCATTTCAAATATTAAGTAAAGTTTCAAAAAATAATTTTCTTTGGATAATATTAATTTCTGTTTTAACAATTGGTTATAGATATACTCAGATTGAGGCAATTAAATTAGCTCCGGTTGCACTTGTTTTAACCGTGAAAAGAACTTCCGTATTTTTTGCATCAATTCTTGGCGGAAAATTATTTAATGAAAAAAATCTTTTAAAGAAGGGAATTGGAATTATTCTAATTTTAATTGGTGCTTATATATTGAGTTAA
- the ispE gene encoding 4-(cytidine 5'-diphospho)-2-C-methyl-D-erythritol kinase, which yields MKILVLNSPAKINLGLNIVEKRIDGFHNLNTFFYPIYDLCDKITFEHSAKYIFDSNNIDLVKDENNLIQRAVTILENIFNKKFKVKIYLEKIIPIGAGLGGGSSNAASTLMGLNEMFELKISNEKLLEIALELGSDVPFFIYSKPCVGTSRGEILQISKMYIDDVFLIVNPNIHISTKEAFSNIKPKPSNFNYDYFIKNESIDYKDLKGKLSNDFEYYVFNKYPEIENIKNTMIANGAEFSLMSGTGSTVYGIFKSIEQANYTSEILPNNYFKFISSN from the coding sequence ATGAAAATTTTAGTACTTAATTCTCCAGCAAAAATCAATTTAGGTTTAAATATCGTTGAAAAAAGAATTGATGGTTTCCATAATTTAAATACATTTTTTTACCCGATTTATGATTTATGCGATAAAATTACTTTTGAGCATTCTGCAAAATATATTTTCGATTCTAATAATATAGATTTGGTGAAAGATGAAAATAATTTAATTCAGCGCGCTGTCACAATTCTAGAAAATATTTTTAATAAAAAATTCAAAGTGAAAATTTATTTGGAAAAAATAATTCCAATTGGTGCCGGGTTAGGCGGTGGAAGTTCAAACGCAGCTTCAACATTAATGGGATTAAATGAAATGTTTGAATTAAAAATCAGTAATGAAAAATTACTTGAAATAGCTTTAGAACTTGGTTCAGATGTTCCATTTTTTATTTATTCAAAACCTTGTGTTGGTACTTCAAGAGGTGAAATTTTACAAATAAGTAAAATGTACATTGATGATGTTTTTTTAATAGTAAATCCAAATATTCATATTTCTACAAAAGAGGCTTTTTCCAATATTAAGCCTAAACCATCAAATTTTAATTATGATTATTTTATTAAAAATGAATCAATTGATTACAAGGATTTAAAAGGAAAATTATCAAACGATTTTGAGTATTATGTTTTTAATAAATATCCCGAAATCGAAAACATAAAAAATACTATGATTGCAAACGGAGCTGAATTTTCTTTAATGAGTGGAACCGGATCAACAGTTTATGGAATTTTCAAAAGTATTGAACAAGCAAATTATACTTCAGAGATTTTACCAAATAATTATTTTAAATTTATTTCATCGAATTAA
- a CDS encoding glucose-1-phosphate thymidylyltransferase, with protein sequence MKSICIFEDEEYKQLQPLTFFRPSYHLKCGILSLHRKIRRNYPNVRVELNTRGYLRNVIKQNHPSEIVNHVMSDMMLFLNGRILVDDTLVNQIPLDGKDEIFVSKNNFIGARVSEKNLESISNSLKDVLSINDFPELPRKEVDVTIINYPWDLITYNHQELIKDFKKLTSESENFIKDFPGVYFLNKENIFLGKDVKIKPGVILDAEEGPIFIGDNVQILHNASIQGPVFIGEETIVKMSATIYHNTSVGKVSKIGGEIENTIIHSYSNKQHNGFLGNSYLGSWVNLGAGTTNSDLKNNYGTIKVLINNQQIDSGKQFVGLTMGDHSKAAINTSFNTGAVVGVSSNIFGGTFPPRYIPSFSWGGSEALTTYDIDRSIEVAERVMQRRNVILTDIDKELFRTVFKLTEKERRDKGFPK encoded by the coding sequence GTGAAAAGTATTTGCATTTTTGAAGATGAAGAATATAAGCAACTTCAACCATTAACATTTTTTCGTCCATCATATCATTTAAAATGTGGAATATTATCTCTTCATCGAAAAATTAGAAGAAATTATCCAAATGTTAGAGTTGAGTTAAATACACGCGGATATTTAAGAAATGTAATTAAACAAAATCATCCATCGGAAATTGTAAATCATGTAATGTCAGATATGATGTTATTTCTTAATGGCAGAATTCTTGTTGATGACACTTTGGTTAATCAAATTCCACTTGATGGGAAAGATGAAATTTTTGTTTCTAAAAATAATTTTATTGGTGCTAGAGTAAGCGAAAAAAATTTGGAAAGTATCAGCAATTCACTTAAAGACGTTTTATCAATAAATGATTTTCCGGAATTACCAAGAAAAGAAGTTGATGTAACAATTATAAATTATCCTTGGGATTTAATTACTTATAATCATCAAGAATTAATTAAAGATTTTAAAAAGCTTACAAGCGAATCAGAAAATTTTATTAAAGATTTTCCGGGTGTTTATTTCTTAAATAAGGAAAATATTTTTTTAGGTAAAGATGTAAAAATAAAACCCGGCGTAATTTTAGATGCTGAAGAAGGACCAATTTTTATTGGTGATAATGTTCAAATTTTACATAATGCTTCAATTCAGGGTCCGGTATTTATTGGTGAAGAAACAATTGTAAAAATGAGTGCAACAATTTATCACAATACAAGTGTTGGAAAAGTTAGCAAAATTGGCGGCGAAATAGAAAACACAATTATTCATAGTTATTCTAATAAACAACATAATGGGTTTTTAGGAAATTCATATTTGGGTTCTTGGGTAAATCTTGGTGCCGGAACAACAAACAGCGATTTGAAAAATAATTATGGAACAATAAAAGTTTTAATTAATAATCAACAAATTGATAGCGGAAAACAATTTGTTGGTTTAACTATGGGAGATCATTCAAAAGCTGCAATAAATACTTCATTTAATACCGGTGCGGTAGTTGGCGTTTCCAGCAATATTTTTGGAGGAACTTTCCCACCTCGTTATATTCCCTCTTTCAGCTGGGGAGGCTCCGAAGCATTAACGACGTATGATATTGATAGAAGTATTGAAGTTGCTGAGAGAGTTATGCAAAGAAGAAATGTTATTCTTACAGATATTGATAAAGAACTATTTAGAACTGTTTTCAAATTGACTGAAAAAGAACGAAGAGATAAAGGTTTCCCAAAATAA
- a CDS encoding DoxX family membrane protein, translating into MKKENVINYLIAITRIYLAVYFILSGLGKINNLDFFANSIENYKIFPTEIINILAIIIPWIEVISGALLLLGIYIRENSLIIASLLFVFTIAVISAVLRNLDIDCGCHGTIDGQKVGILKIIENISLFIVSILSIKFPKQELTFIKQPQFISK; encoded by the coding sequence ATGAAAAAAGAAAATGTTATAAATTATTTAATTGCAATTACTCGAATTTATCTTGCAGTTTATTTTATTTTAAGCGGATTGGGAAAAATTAATAATTTAGATTTCTTCGCAAACTCCATTGAGAATTATAAAATTTTTCCAACTGAAATTATAAACATTCTAGCAATTATAATTCCATGGATTGAAGTAATTTCCGGCGCACTACTATTATTGGGAATTTATATTCGAGAAAATTCCTTGATAATTGCTTCATTACTTTTTGTATTTACGATTGCAGTAATTTCTGCTGTGTTAAGAAATTTAGATATTGATTGCGGATGCCACGGAACTATTGACGGACAAAAAGTTGGAATTCTAAAAATTATAGAAAATATTTCTTTGTTTATTGTTTCAATTCTTAGCATAAAATTTCCTAAACAAGAATTAACTTTTATAAAGCAACCACAATTCATTTCAAAATAA
- a CDS encoding TonB-dependent receptor, giving the protein MKNIILIVIATFIFANIIIAQKSKIFGIVSSKGKTLSNVSIYLNGNKNQFYTDKNGKYEIEVFSNANLKLMFTHIGYLSVEKNFFIKENENYELNIILEQSLINIGEAVVSSSRYEKLLKETVIPIEFIDNSTIEKTNFLTLSEMVSKNAGISLIKDAPWGTSINIRGLSKQNIIYMVDGYRIETSTNLSAGLSLFNLNDVENIEIVKGGISSLYGSGATGGIINIKSKEPKFDSNFFIQPNFTSSYNSVNNGVSNNLSISTGNQIWSFYLSGLYRTADDIETPNGILKNSSFKDESLNGKIKISPIENIEVNLSYNKFSAYDVGLPGGEPFQETAEAKYIFAKREIINGEIYFYNLSKYSAKTQLKFYHQKIKRNVEVKPNANAVSNPNATHTMNGFTIQNNWIFNESNILITGIDYWQREYEGLRTTTNKKAKIVTVEKPVPDSKFKNFGIFITNEFELIKNEIAITIGGRYDFINIKNDETKNPVYVNNNGTINYNTKNEDASYLAFNENNKSFSGNFGALYKLNKEINFTINAAYTFRSPSIEERYQYIDLGGIKSFGNPNLNPEKGISFDAGLRIWKDNYNLRFNTFLNNLSNLVIDKEIFADSVYRKENIGKAMLYGFDLSTDYKYFKNNSFYGTASFVIGKDLISNNYLPQIPPLNFVLGTQIEVIDEINCDVNMNIFANQDKIANDENRTGGYTVFNFSLNSDEIIFFGSFVRISIGMENIFNRAFRNHLSTFRGINLLEPGRNIFAKINIALK; this is encoded by the coding sequence ATGAAAAATATAATTTTAATTGTCATTGCTACATTCATTTTTGCAAATATTATAATTGCACAAAAATCAAAAATATTTGGAATTGTTAGTTCGAAAGGGAAAACTTTGAGTAATGTATCGATTTATCTTAATGGAAATAAAAATCAATTTTATACAGATAAAAATGGTAAATACGAAATTGAGGTATTTTCAAATGCAAATTTAAAATTGATGTTTACTCACATTGGATATTTATCAGTTGAGAAAAATTTTTTCATAAAGGAAAATGAAAATTATGAACTAAATATAATTTTAGAGCAAAGTCTTATTAATATTGGTGAAGCCGTGGTGAGTAGTAGTCGTTATGAGAAGCTATTAAAAGAAACAGTAATTCCAATTGAATTTATTGATAATTCAACAATTGAAAAAACGAATTTCTTAACTTTATCAGAAATGGTAAGTAAAAATGCCGGTATATCATTAATAAAAGATGCCCCATGGGGAACATCGATTAATATTAGAGGATTAAGTAAACAAAATATTATTTACATGGTTGATGGCTACCGAATTGAAACTTCAACAAATCTTTCTGCCGGATTATCATTATTTAATCTAAACGATGTTGAAAATATTGAAATTGTTAAAGGTGGTATTTCTTCTTTATACGGAAGCGGAGCAACTGGCGGAATAATAAATATTAAAAGTAAAGAACCAAAATTTGATAGTAATTTTTTCATTCAACCAAATTTTACATCTTCATATAATTCAGTAAATAATGGTGTAAGTAATAATTTAAGTATATCAACAGGAAACCAAATTTGGTCTTTTTATTTAAGCGGATTATACAGAACCGCTGATGATATCGAAACACCTAATGGCATTTTAAAAAACAGCTCATTTAAAGATGAAAGCTTAAACGGGAAAATCAAAATTTCGCCAATCGAAAATATTGAAGTTAATTTATCGTATAATAAATTTTCTGCATATGATGTTGGACTTCCGGGTGGAGAGCCTTTTCAAGAAACTGCTGAAGCAAAATATATTTTTGCAAAGAGGGAAATAATTAATGGAGAAATTTATTTTTATAATCTTTCCAAATATTCTGCAAAAACACAGCTAAAGTTTTATCATCAAAAAATAAAAAGAAATGTTGAAGTAAAACCCAATGCAAATGCTGTCTCTAATCCAAATGCAACCCATACAATGAATGGTTTTACAATTCAAAATAATTGGATTTTTAACGAATCAAATATTCTTATCACCGGTATTGATTATTGGCAAAGGGAATATGAAGGTTTGCGAACAACAACAAATAAAAAAGCTAAAATTGTTACAGTGGAAAAACCAGTTCCGGATTCTAAATTTAAGAATTTTGGGATTTTTATCACTAATGAATTTGAATTAATAAAAAATGAAATTGCGATTACAATAGGTGGAAGATATGATTTTATAAATATTAAAAATGATGAAACAAAAAATCCAGTTTACGTAAATAATAACGGAACAATAAATTATAATACAAAAAATGAAGATGCTTCATATTTGGCTTTTAACGAAAATAATAAATCGTTTAGTGGAAATTTTGGAGCGTTATATAAATTAAATAAAGAAATTAACTTTACAATAAATGCGGCTTATACTTTCCGATCTCCGTCAATAGAAGAAAGATATCAATATATTGATCTTGGCGGTATTAAAAGTTTTGGTAATCCAAATCTAAATCCGGAAAAAGGTATTTCATTTGATGCCGGTTTAAGAATTTGGAAAGATAACTACAATTTAAGATTCAATACATTTTTAAATAATTTATCAAATCTTGTAATCGATAAAGAAATATTTGCTGATAGTGTTTATAGAAAAGAAAATATTGGTAAAGCAATGCTTTATGGATTTGATTTGAGTACGGATTATAAATATTTTAAAAATAATTCATTTTATGGAACTGCATCATTTGTAATTGGAAAGGATTTAATATCAAATAATTATCTTCCTCAAATTCCGCCATTAAATTTTGTATTAGGAACTCAAATTGAAGTAATTGATGAGATAAACTGCGATGTAAATATGAATATTTTTGCGAATCAAGATAAAATTGCAAATGATGAAAACCGTACTGGTGGTTATACTGTTTTTAATTTTTCATTAAATAGTGATGAAATAATATTTTTCGGTTCATTTGTAAGAATATCAATTGGAATGGAAAATATATTTAATAGAGCATTTAGAAATCATCTTTCAACTTTTAGAGGAATTAATTTGTTAGAACCCGGTAGAAATATTTTTGCAAAAATAAATATTGCTCTAAAATAA
- a CDS encoding DUF814 domain-containing protein, which translates to MYKNYFYLLRSVNELLPKILNSTITDIYSQEKDKLFLKIPNEEFPDRHLIISANPNSTFLQIKNSHFKAKKNVIQIFSDIYFSKIQNVLIAQKDRIVKIELDYSSIYFSIRGNKTNIFLITKNGAISSFKKNNNDNFNYELEQEYFNGNNFSLKLNNENNVIEISDLKKIFPMISNEIKNEIEFRKTFEQNSVLQIFENIFYDILNSHIRIGFNQHLQKIIFYPNAFKTLEVVNDFKDFDNFNEALQFYFSSFYKLTSKTNISNELEKYFDNELSTLSSKLNKLKNRIESGSNEQLYYSYGNLLLSNINLLKKGLSEITLKFPEDENICKIKLDPKLNSKENIDRYFEKAKDEKVNYKKSVELYNLSLEKFDKIKNENEKFKSAKTINEIEEIYNRVIPKKEKLVKMDSGEKFKYWLYIIDEKYKVYIGRDSKSNDYLSIKFANQNDYWFHARGLPGSHVVLRIDNSKEVVPKEIIKKAASLAAFYSKAKTAGSAPVSFTFAKFVHKKKGMEPGKVLLQKENSILVKPEIPKNCELINE; encoded by the coding sequence ATGTATAAAAATTATTTTTACTTACTCAGATCGGTTAATGAGTTACTTCCGAAAATATTAAATTCAACTATTACTGATATTTATTCTCAAGAAAAAGATAAACTTTTTCTAAAAATTCCGAATGAAGAATTTCCTGATAGGCATTTAATAATTTCTGCAAATCCTAATTCAACATTTTTACAAATCAAAAATTCTCACTTCAAAGCAAAAAAAAATGTTATTCAAATTTTTAGCGATATATATTTTTCGAAAATTCAAAATGTCCTAATTGCGCAGAAAGATAGAATTGTAAAAATAGAATTAGATTATTCTTCAATCTATTTTTCTATTAGAGGAAATAAAACAAATATTTTTCTTATTACAAAAAATGGTGCAATATCTTCATTTAAAAAAAATAATAATGATAATTTTAATTATGAATTGGAACAAGAATATTTTAATGGAAACAATTTCTCTCTAAAATTAAATAATGAAAATAATGTTATTGAAATTTCTGATTTGAAAAAAATATTCCCAATGATTTCTAATGAAATTAAAAATGAAATTGAATTTAGAAAAACATTTGAGCAAAATTCAGTTTTGCAAATCTTTGAAAATATTTTTTATGATATATTAAATTCACATATCAGAATTGGGTTTAATCAACATTTGCAAAAAATTATCTTTTATCCCAATGCATTTAAAACTTTGGAAGTTGTAAATGATTTCAAAGATTTTGATAATTTTAATGAAGCTTTGCAATTTTATTTTTCATCATTTTATAAACTGACTTCCAAAACAAATATTTCAAATGAACTGGAAAAATATTTTGATAACGAATTATCAACTTTATCTTCAAAATTAAATAAGTTAAAAAATAGGATTGAAAGTGGTTCTAATGAGCAATTATATTACAGTTACGGAAATTTACTTTTATCAAATATAAATTTGCTTAAAAAAGGTTTAAGTGAAATTACTCTGAAATTTCCAGAAGACGAAAATATTTGTAAAATTAAACTTGATCCAAAATTAAATTCCAAAGAAAATATTGATCGATATTTTGAAAAAGCAAAAGATGAAAAAGTAAATTATAAAAAGTCTGTTGAATTATATAATTTATCTTTGGAAAAGTTTGATAAAATTAAGAATGAAAATGAAAAATTTAAATCGGCAAAAACAATAAATGAAATTGAAGAAATTTATAATCGAGTAATTCCTAAAAAAGAAAAATTAGTTAAAATGGATTCGGGAGAAAAATTTAAATATTGGCTTTATATTATTGATGAAAAATACAAAGTTTACATTGGTAGAGATAGTAAAAGTAATGATTATCTTTCAATAAAATTTGCAAATCAAAATGATTATTGGTTTCATGCAAGAGGTTTACCCGGTTCTCATGTTGTTTTGAGAATTGATAATTCTAAAGAAGTAGTTCCAAAAGAAATAATTAAAAAAGCGGCTTCACTCGCGGCATTTTACAGTAAAGCAAAAACTGCCGGTTCCGCACCGGTTTCATTCACATTTGCAAAATTTGTACATAAGAAAAAAGGAATGGAACCCGGAAAAGTTTTATTGCAAAAGGAAAATTCAATTTTGGTAAAACCGGAAATTCCAAAGAATTGCGAATTAATAAATGAATAA
- a CDS encoding homocysteine S-methyltransferase family protein has translation MNKDNILSLFSNSRKPLLLDGAIGSLLQQKGYRSDKHLWTSYVNFKYPNVIKKIHEEYIKAGCDSITTNTFRTNPIAFKKTSFEIDQELIIEQSVNLAKQAIGNANVIIAGSNPPAEDSYQNYRSISKNELIQNHHQHIDLLYKYGCDFILNETQSHFDEIEIICKYCYVNNFPYVISLLITDDMKIFSGENLTEVLSMINLYNPLLISFNCIFPNTFYKLLNTNCLINNWGFYLNCGKGNYSDKNISCGISPKEYLEIVRNSIVFKPKLIGTCCGSNPHHTKIIRDFLDENFST, from the coding sequence ATGAATAAAGACAATATTTTGTCGTTATTTTCAAATTCAAGAAAACCACTACTACTTGATGGAGCAATTGGAAGTCTGCTTCAGCAAAAAGGATATAGGTCCGATAAACATTTGTGGACAAGTTATGTAAATTTTAAATACCCAAATGTTATCAAAAAAATTCATGAAGAATATATAAAAGCCGGATGTGATTCAATCACAACAAATACCTTTAGAACAAATCCAATTGCTTTTAAAAAAACGAGTTTTGAAATTGATCAAGAATTAATAATTGAACAAAGTGTCAATTTAGCAAAACAAGCTATAGGAAATGCAAATGTTATTATTGCCGGATCAAATCCTCCAGCAGAAGATAGTTATCAAAATTATCGATCAATTTCAAAAAATGAGTTAATTCAAAATCATCATCAACATATTGATTTGCTATATAAATATGGTTGTGATTTTATTCTTAATGAAACTCAAAGTCATTTTGATGAAATAGAAATTATTTGCAAATATTGTTATGTAAATAATTTTCCTTATGTAATTAGTTTACTTATAACAGATGATATGAAAATTTTTAGTGGAGAGAATCTTACTGAAGTTTTGTCCATGATAAATTTATATAATCCACTGTTGATAAGTTTTAATTGCATATTTCCAAATACATTTTACAAATTATTGAATACGAATTGCCTAATTAATAATTGGGGTTTTTATTTAAATTGCGGTAAGGGAAATTATTCCGATAAAAATATTTCTTGCGGAATTTCTCCTAAAGAATATTTAGAAATTGTTAGAAATTCAATAGTTTTTAAACCAAAACTAATTGGTACATGTTGCGGTTCAAATCCACATCATACAAAAATTATAAGAGATTTTTTAGATGAAAATTTTAGTACTTAA
- a CDS encoding DUF393 domain-containing protein: MLKNNSTQKIILFDGICSLCNFAIANLQRNLQNQNYKFIPSQSDEGLILIEKFKLGDITNNSIVLFYTNKIYFRSDAILKILDDMPSIYKIFKLAKYLPKFVRDKLYDIIAKYRYFLFGKI, translated from the coding sequence ATGCTTAAAAATAATTCAACGCAAAAAATAATTTTATTTGATGGAATTTGTTCTCTCTGCAATTTTGCAATTGCCAATCTTCAAAGAAATCTACAAAATCAAAATTATAAATTTATTCCATCTCAATCAGATGAAGGTCTAATTTTAATTGAGAAATTTAAACTCGGTGATATTACGAATAATTCAATAGTACTTTTTTACACAAATAAAATCTATTTTAGAAGTGATGCAATTTTAAAAATTCTTGATGATATGCCAAGCATATATAAGATATTTAAACTTGCAAAATATTTACCAAAATTTGTTAGAGATAAACTCTACGATATTATTGCAAAATATCGATATTTTTTATTCGGAAAAATTTAA
- a CDS encoding glycosyltransferase family 9 protein, with amino-acid sequence MKNIQTYFANLFLQLAIKLLKKSKSSHKISINRDSKILIIVLRNKSESLLITPLLQLIYEKTNSQISVLTNEENEIIFLNNPFVKNIYRIDDNLSSQFSQILKFNKNNFDVIVNPNEIYSQTEILYSAFIKSKFKIGFKNISDNIFSHILEKHNPVTNHFVDRIISLCEVFEFDIDKSHLNLFYQPSQLSLDEVERFLLTIFNSNKLLVIINISDETNNNFWGVDSFKKLIRYLKNYDVNIIITTLQKDVEFADKISDGKEKIFFIDEFDKFAALISYSNFIFTLDNFALQLATVFKKPVFCLFGKQNNNELIRVPYISDFDFIRSDESDLSDLHYGKVLNSFIPYFDYVFENFQINKF; translated from the coding sequence TTGAAAAATATTCAAACATATTTCGCAAATTTATTTTTACAACTCGCAATTAAACTATTAAAAAAAAGTAAATCTTCACATAAAATTTCAATAAATCGGGATTCAAAAATTTTAATAATAGTTTTGCGAAATAAATCTGAATCACTTTTGATTACTCCGCTTTTGCAATTAATTTATGAAAAAACAAATTCGCAAATTTCTGTTTTAACTAATGAAGAAAATGAAATTATATTTTTAAATAATCCTTTTGTAAAAAATATTTATAGAATTGATGATAATTTATCATCCCAATTTTCGCAGATTCTGAAATTTAATAAAAATAATTTTGATGTAATTGTTAACCCGAATGAAATTTATAGTCAAACTGAAATTCTATATTCAGCTTTTATAAAATCAAAATTCAAAATTGGATTTAAAAATATAAGTGATAATATTTTCTCACATATTTTAGAAAAACACAATCCTGTAACAAATCATTTTGTTGATAGAATTATTAGCTTATGTGAAGTATTTGAATTTGATATTGATAAATCTCACTTGAATTTGTTTTATCAACCATCACAATTATCCTTGGATGAAGTTGAAAGGTTTTTGCTGACAATTTTTAACTCTAACAAATTATTGGTTATCATTAATATTTCGGATGAAACTAATAATAATTTTTGGGGTGTTGATAGTTTTAAAAAATTAATCAGATATCTAAAGAATTATGATGTGAATATTATAATTACAACGTTGCAAAAAGATGTTGAGTTTGCTGATAAAATATCTGATGGAAAAGAGAAAATATTTTTTATAGATGAATTTGATAAATTTGCGGCTTTGATTTCATACTCAAATTTTATTTTTACACTCGATAATTTTGCCTTACAGTTAGCAACAGTATTTAAGAAACCTGTTTTTTGTCTTTTTGGTAAACAGAATAATAATGAGTTAATCAGAGTTCCGTATATTTCTGATTTTGACTTTATACGAAGTGATGAAAGTGATTTAAGCGATTTACATTATGGGAAAGTACTGAACAGTTTTATCCCCTATTTTGATTATGTTTTTGAGAATTTTCAAATTAATAAATTTTAG
- a CDS encoding RidA family protein, whose protein sequence is MERINISSNAVWENIVGYSRLVKIGSQIYISGTTATDDNGKIIGIDNPYEQTIKCIKNIEAALIKVGANLSHIVRTRIYVKNINHWEIIGKAHGEYFDKIKPATTMVEVSNLILPEILVEIEAEAILFK, encoded by the coding sequence ATGGAACGAATTAATATTTCATCAAATGCTGTTTGGGAAAATATTGTAGGTTATTCCCGACTTGTAAAAATCGGCTCGCAAATATATATTTCCGGAACAACTGCAACAGATGATAATGGAAAAATTATCGGAATTGATAATCCATACGAGCAAACAATCAAGTGTATTAAAAACATAGAAGCTGCTTTAATTAAAGTCGGTGCTAATTTATCCCACATTGTTCGAACAAGAATTTATGTTAAAAATATTAATCATTGGGAAATTATTGGGAAAGCTCATGGTGAATATTTTGATAAAATTAAACCAGCTACAACTATGGTAGAAGTTAGTAATTTAATTCTTCCGGAAATTTTGGTTGAAATTGAAGCAGAAGCAATTTTATTTAAATAA